The Ignavibacteriota bacterium genome contains a region encoding:
- a CDS encoding OmpA family protein — MISFATKRIFRHTEFVLILLSLAVLHTGFSQEFDLSPGNKIVLRTEAFQSDSDSLDKAMVASLKKIGAYLQTRNDLKIEISGHSDSTGKQEYNQELAIRRANKVRDFLISNFEIRPSNISARGYGSSKPIADNGTVEGRAKNRRVEIKPLTSLTKRSLTDEHNKPANEEGVLSFFNGAVQTKAPWNIGFDDAFISEPIYELHKINTKTESRAEVTFNDNSRLQVGENSLVIVYGLQSKEPVIKEKGNIELVKGDLLAKLRAIEREQEYVVKTPSAEMTFNVETRSKLAVDKIDRSTVSVFEGKTEVTAAGTSIEVPANFGTQVFRDLPPEPPRQLPDPPIILTPYQDYLPWTKDGITFTWDPKSVSARLEISTDTSFNELVWSVTTKKTLSKVNLDGGVYYWHLQGIDSVGLEGKPTATRTLTIRKYDYDRARLNLFTYNEGITNVDEPQALLSGTADPHSIVKINGERLFLQPTGEFSRQTKLLEGRNTFIIEARDSIGFENSKTVILNYTPSRRFGVTFGFSPLVVPDKYESFNVGAMLSLKLPQLFSSDNNFGINLAVAEFIVKNTDTFQINKQTKLRGFGLAELLLRIEPDEPKGIVPLMEITSGVLVWPNYYGDNYTIVSGGSYVAGLGLGLRSNGPSKAFGVIGHYRWVTSDYKRFDPAADNIYHGMFDLQLEYYIY; from the coding sequence ATGATTTCTTTCGCCACGAAAAGAATTTTCCGACATACTGAATTTGTACTTATTTTACTCTCGCTTGCGGTACTGCACACCGGGTTCTCACAAGAATTCGATCTCAGCCCCGGCAATAAAATTGTTTTGAGAACCGAGGCGTTTCAAAGCGATAGCGATTCATTAGATAAAGCAATGGTTGCTTCGCTTAAGAAAATCGGCGCGTACTTGCAGACAAGAAACGATTTGAAAATTGAAATCTCCGGTCACTCTGATTCCACTGGCAAACAAGAATATAATCAGGAACTTGCTATACGCCGTGCGAATAAAGTGCGAGACTTTCTTATAAGTAATTTTGAAATTCGACCATCGAATATTTCTGCACGCGGCTACGGTAGTAGCAAACCCATAGCAGACAATGGCACAGTTGAAGGACGGGCAAAAAATCGTCGCGTGGAGATTAAACCACTGACTTCACTTACAAAACGTTCACTAACCGACGAACATAATAAACCGGCAAATGAAGAAGGCGTTCTTTCGTTCTTCAATGGCGCGGTACAAACAAAAGCGCCGTGGAACATCGGGTTCGACGATGCGTTTATTTCAGAACCGATTTATGAACTGCATAAAATCAACACCAAAACAGAATCACGGGCAGAAGTGACATTTAATGACAACAGTCGTTTGCAGGTCGGTGAAAACAGTTTGGTTATTGTTTATGGTCTGCAAAGTAAGGAGCCGGTCATCAAAGAGAAGGGAAACATTGAATTAGTAAAAGGAGATTTGCTTGCCAAACTGCGTGCTATCGAACGCGAACAGGAATATGTGGTGAAAACTCCGAGCGCAGAAATGACTTTTAATGTTGAAACTAGAAGTAAACTCGCAGTTGATAAGATTGACCGTTCAACGGTTTCCGTGTTTGAAGGAAAAACGGAAGTTACCGCCGCCGGAACATCCATCGAAGTACCTGCAAATTTCGGAACGCAGGTGTTCCGCGATTTACCGCCAGAACCTCCAAGACAACTTCCCGACCCGCCAATTATTCTCACTCCCTATCAGGATTATCTTCCATGGACTAAAGATGGTATTACTTTTACTTGGGACCCGAAATCTGTTTCAGCACGACTGGAAATCTCTACTGATACAAGTTTCAATGAACTCGTCTGGTCTGTCACGACTAAAAAAACATTATCCAAAGTAAACCTTGATGGCGGAGTCTATTACTGGCACTTGCAGGGAATTGATTCCGTTGGGTTAGAAGGAAAACCAACTGCGACTCGTACCTTGACTATCAGGAAATATGATTATGACCGGGCACGACTCAATCTGTTTACCTACAACGAGGGGATCACGAATGTTGATGAACCGCAAGCGCTTCTCAGCGGAACTGCCGACCCGCATTCGATTGTCAAAATTAACGGTGAACGATTGTTTCTGCAACCGACCGGTGAATTTTCCCGGCAAACAAAATTGCTCGAAGGACGAAATACGTTCATCATCGAAGCGCGCGATTCCATCGGGTTTGAAAACAGTAAAACAGTCATTCTCAACTACACTCCCTCGCGACGGTTCGGTGTGACATTCGGATTTTCTCCTCTCGTTGTTCCCGATAAATACGAATCGTTCAACGTCGGTGCGATGCTATCGTTGAAACTTCCTCAACTCTTCAGCAGTGATAATAATTTCGGAATCAATCTTGCTGTCGCTGAGTTTATTGTGAAAAACACTGACACGTTTCAAATCAACAAGCAAACAAAACTTCGCGGCTTCGGACTTGCAGAACTTCTCCTGAGAATTGAACCGGACGAACCGAAAGGAATCGTTCCGCTCATGGAAATCACTTCCGGTGTTTTGGTTTGGCCCAATTACTATGGCGACAATTATACAATTGTTTCCGGGGGTTCGTATGTTGCAGGACTTGGACTCGGTTTACGTTCTAACGGTCCCTCGAAAGCATTCGGCGTGATAGGACATTATCGTTGGGTAACGAGCGACTACAAGCGATTCGACCCTGCCGCCGACAATATTTATCATGGAATGTTTGACCTTCAGTTAGAATATTATATCTATTGA
- a CDS encoding UbiA family prenyltransferase yields the protein MRKYLNFIKIEHTLFTLPLIYSGFIIGMKEVPSLELLFLVLLSATGARVIAFALNRIIDRKIDARNPRTVVRELPSGTMTLHEAYLVMVAGAVLYFGSAYFISSFCLMISPIPLLIFVIYPYMKRFTALAHFGVGLGMSMAPLGGYFAASPSFENILPAIALCLFTVFWGTGFDIIYATLDEEFDRKERLYSFVSRFGRERALIWSSVFHAAAFCFLLLLFFTTIQTWYAVPFLLLSGFLLWFEQRKADDVHLAFFKVNAGVGFVVFVMIVTGAVFH from the coding sequence TTGAGAAAATATCTCAATTTTATCAAAATAGAACACACATTATTTACCCTGCCTCTCATCTATAGCGGGTTTATTATTGGGATGAAGGAAGTGCCTTCTCTCGAACTTTTGTTTCTAGTACTTCTTTCTGCTACCGGAGCCAGGGTAATTGCTTTTGCATTGAATCGAATTATTGACCGGAAAATAGATGCAAGGAATCCAAGAACTGTTGTTCGCGAACTCCCAAGCGGTACTATGACTTTGCATGAAGCATATCTGGTGATGGTTGCAGGGGCGGTTCTCTATTTCGGTTCGGCATATTTTATCTCCTCTTTTTGTTTGATGATTTCACCGATTCCGCTTCTCATCTTTGTCATCTATCCGTACATGAAGCGGTTTACCGCTCTTGCACATTTCGGGGTCGGTTTGGGAATGTCAATGGCTCCGCTCGGCGGATACTTTGCCGCTTCTCCGTCGTTTGAAAATATTCTCCCTGCAATTGCGCTTTGCCTCTTCACTGTTTTCTGGGGAACCGGCTTCGATATTATCTATGCAACGCTCGATGAAGAGTTCGACAGGAAAGAACGATTATATTCGTTTGTTTCCCGGTTCGGTCGGGAACGCGCGCTCATCTGGTCATCTGTTTTTCACGCAGCGGCATTCTGCTTTTTGTTATTACTCTTCTTCACGACGATTCAAACATGGTACGCAGTTCCGTTTCTTCTTCTCTCCGGTTTTCTTCTTTGGTTTGAACAACGAAAAGCAGACGATGTTCATCTTGCGTTTTTCAAAGTCAACGCTGGAGTCGGGTTTGTTGTTTTCGTTATGATAGTAACCGGAGCGGTTTTCCATTAA
- a CDS encoding UbiX family flavin prenyltransferase yields MRIAVGITGSSGAVYAVEFLKQCPGDKFLIVSKWGKVLLKEEANTTEKDLQSHVKRQFSNDDLTAPLASGSNKIDAYVILPCSTSTLGKIVCGIGDSLITRTAQVCLKERYKLILCVRETPLATNTLEQCAKLSSYGAIIMPISPPLYYVPKTVEEYINGFVEKLIGVVGAKEVRGWRASELE; encoded by the coding sequence ATGAGGATTGCCGTTGGAATTACCGGTTCATCCGGCGCCGTGTATGCCGTTGAATTTTTGAAACAATGCCCGGGAGATAAGTTTCTCATCGTCAGCAAGTGGGGAAAAGTCTTGTTGAAGGAAGAGGCAAACACAACCGAAAAAGATTTACAATCACACGTCAAACGACAATTTTCCAACGATGATCTGACCGCTCCGCTTGCTTCCGGTTCGAATAAGATTGATGCATACGTTATTCTTCCGTGTTCGACTTCTACACTCGGAAAAATTGTCTGTGGCATCGGCGATTCACTCATCACCCGCACAGCACAGGTTTGTTTGAAGGAGCGATACAAACTTATTTTGTGCGTTCGTGAAACACCGCTTGCAACCAACACGCTCGAACAATGCGCGAAACTTTCAAGTTACGGCGCAATCATTATGCCGATTAGTCCGCCGTTATATTATGTTCCGAAAACTGTCGAAGAATATATTAACGGATTTGTTGAGAAGTTGATTGGCGTGGTTGGCGCGAAGGAAGTGCGCGGGTGGAGAGCATCTGAACTGGAGTAA
- a CDS encoding DUF1016 domain-containing protein codes for MSDKIQTQEHLFVEVAQLIQDARRKALQSVNTQLIDLYWQVGEYISRKVESAVWGEGVVKQLAEYIARELPDVKGFTRRNLFRMKQFYEVYRDDEKVSPLVRQLPWTHNIIILSKCKSSEERKFYIELSFREKYSKRELEHQIDGALFERTILSPPKVSPLVTQLYPLATQVFRDTYLLDFLNLPEGHSESELQQGLVANLKKFLLELGRDFCFIGERFQLQVGGKDFFVDLLFYHRGLECLVDFELKIDDFKPEYLGKMEFYLEALDRDIKKPHEKPSVGVLLCKSKDAEIVEYALSRTLSPTLIAEYKTALPDKYLLQQKLHEFYELQTELLMRESEKEE; via the coding sequence ATGTCTGATAAAATTCAAACACAAGAACATCTCTTTGTAGAAGTTGCGCAACTTATTCAGGACGCGCGAAGGAAAGCGCTCCAATCCGTCAATACCCAACTCATTGATTTGTATTGGCAGGTGGGCGAGTACATCAGCCGGAAAGTTGAATCGGCGGTGTGGGGTGAAGGTGTGGTAAAGCAACTTGCAGAGTACATTGCACGTGAATTACCGGATGTAAAGGGATTTACCCGACGTAATCTGTTTAGAATGAAACAATTCTATGAGGTTTATAGAGATGATGAAAAAGTCTCACCACTGGTGAGACAATTACCGTGGACACATAACATCATTATCCTCAGTAAATGTAAAAGTTCTGAAGAACGAAAATTTTATATTGAACTATCATTTCGTGAAAAATATTCAAAGAGGGAATTAGAACATCAAATTGATGGCGCATTGTTCGAACGTACAATCCTTTCACCTCCAAAAGTGTCACCGCTGGTGACACAATTGTATCCTCTTGCCACACAAGTATTTAGGGATACGTACCTTCTCGATTTTCTCAATCTTCCGGAAGGTCATTCCGAATCAGAGTTACAACAAGGATTGGTGGCAAACTTAAAAAAATTCTTGCTTGAACTTGGTCGGGACTTCTGTTTTATCGGGGAACGATTTCAGTTACAAGTTGGCGGAAAAGATTTTTTCGTTGATTTACTTTTTTACCATCGAGGGCTGGAATGTTTAGTTGATTTTGAATTGAAGATTGATGACTTCAAGCCGGAGTATCTTGGAAAAATGGAGTTTTACCTTGAGGCATTAGACAGGGATATCAAAAAGCCGCATGAAAAACCAAGTGTAGGCGTGTTGCTTTGCAAATCGAAAGACGCGGAGATTGTGGAGTATGCGCTCAGCCGGACACTCTCCCCGACACTCATCGCCGAGTATAAAACAGCATTGCCGGATAAATATTTGTTACAGCAGAAACTTCATGAGTTTTATGAACTGCAAACCGAACTGCTCATGAGAGAATCAGAAAAAGAGGAGTGA
- a CDS encoding UbiD family decarboxylase, producing MQSSFTDFQSYIHAIEKAGELHRTQVEIDPALELTEISVRALREGKPALLVERPKGSSFPLVINHFSSAKRIELSLGRHPDEIGHELISFLEQAMPPTLKTLLDNKPTLKRFLNARPKNVPSGISQQVITQPNLDALPIQVCWELDGGKFITYGQIFTYDPRTNKRNIGVYRMHVFDKATTGMHWQIQKGGGFHYFQAEKLGRDLELAVALGTSPALTFATIAALPEGIDEAMFAGFLQNKRVEFTNGKSISISVPANAEFVLEGIVPQKERRMEGPFGDHFGHYSAAAEFPVFHIKAITHRKNPIYPAIVVGKPPMEDKFLGDATQRMLGPLAKLIHKEVTDLWAYYEAGFHNLLVVAIEQRYQKEAMKAALGLMGTDQLSLTKCIITVSSGVNVRDWHAVLNEIKHNFDPHYDFVMIPKVPLDTLDFTSYKMNLGSKMILDATRKVVGDRLKVIDDRSKVLGESDFKSFITNLRTLDRRILDINFIDDSLLLVKVDSPISYHLKPDTNNLSPNTYDLSPTTGMDVLKKLLQRNELQYLKMVAVVSEDVDIHNKESYIWGVFTRFDCERDVLFTEQKMLGISPVYNGVMGIDATWKPGYPEPLTMPEEIVKRVDEKWGKIWK from the coding sequence ATGCAAAGTTCATTTACGGATTTCCAATCATACATTCACGCAATAGAAAAAGCAGGCGAACTCCATCGCACGCAAGTTGAAATTGACCCCGCTCTCGAGCTGACGGAAATTTCTGTTCGTGCATTGCGTGAAGGAAAACCTGCGTTACTTGTTGAGCGACCGAAAGGTTCATCATTTCCGCTTGTCATCAATCATTTTTCAAGTGCAAAAAGAATTGAGTTATCGCTTGGCAGACATCCGGACGAAATCGGACACGAACTCATTTCGTTTCTTGAACAAGCGATGCCACCGACTCTCAAAACATTGCTTGATAATAAACCGACATTGAAACGATTTCTCAATGCACGACCGAAAAATGTTCCTTCGGGAATTTCACAGCAAGTAATCACTCAGCCAAATCTTGATGCACTTCCGATTCAGGTTTGCTGGGAATTGGACGGCGGAAAGTTTATCACCTACGGACAAATCTTCACCTACGACCCGCGCACGAACAAAAGAAATATCGGTGTTTACCGGATGCATGTGTTTGATAAAGCAACGACGGGAATGCACTGGCAAATTCAAAAAGGAGGCGGCTTCCATTATTTTCAGGCAGAGAAACTTGGACGGGATTTGGAACTTGCCGTTGCGCTCGGTACTTCTCCTGCACTAACGTTTGCAACAATCGCCGCATTGCCGGAAGGAATTGACGAAGCGATGTTTGCCGGATTCTTGCAAAACAAACGTGTCGAGTTCACGAACGGGAAATCCATTTCGATTTCCGTTCCTGCAAATGCTGAGTTTGTTCTCGAGGGAATCGTTCCGCAAAAAGAACGAAGAATGGAAGGACCGTTCGGCGACCACTTCGGACATTATTCTGCCGCCGCAGAGTTTCCGGTTTTCCACATCAAGGCAATCACGCACAGAAAAAATCCGATTTACCCTGCAATCGTGGTCGGCAAGCCGCCGATGGAAGATAAATTTCTCGGCGATGCGACACAGCGGATGCTCGGTCCGCTTGCGAAACTTATTCACAAAGAAGTAACCGATTTGTGGGCGTACTACGAAGCGGGCTTTCACAACCTGCTTGTCGTTGCCATCGAACAGCGTTACCAAAAGGAAGCGATGAAAGCCGCGCTCGGCTTGATGGGAACAGACCAACTTTCGCTCACGAAATGTATCATCACTGTTTCCTCTGGCGTAAACGTTCGCGATTGGCACGCTGTGTTGAATGAAATCAAGCACAACTTCGACCCGCATTACGACTTCGTCATGATTCCCAAAGTCCCGCTCGACACGCTCGACTTCACATCGTACAAAATGAATCTTGGAAGTAAGATGATACTCGACGCGACGCGTAAGGTCGTAGGTGATAGGTTGAAGGTTATAGATGATAGGTCAAAGGTGTTAGGTGAAAGTGATTTCAAATCTTTTATTACAAATCTCAGGACACTCGACAGGCGAATTCTTGATATAAATTTCATTGATGATTCCTTACTGCTGGTAAAAGTAGATTCGCCTATTTCCTATCATCTAAAACCTGATACCAATAACCTATCACCTAACACTTATGACCTCTCACCTACGACCGGCATGGATGTGCTCAAAAAACTCCTCCAACGCAACGAACTCCAATATCTGAAAATGGTAGCAGTAGTAAGCGAAGATGTGGACATTCACAACAAGGAGAGTTATATTTGGGGTGTCTTTACACGATTCGATTGCGAGCGTGATGTTTTGTTCACAGAACAAAAGATGCTCGGCATTTCTCCCGTGTACAACGGCGTGATGGGAATTGATGCAACATGGAAACCCGGCTATCCCGAACCGCTCACCATGCCCGAAGAAATTGTGAAACGAGTTGATGAGAAGTGGGGAAAGATTTGGAAGTGA
- a CDS encoding PD40 domain-containing protein — MKYFLYLLLTVIAFWCCEESTVKHVVIIGRPEWSPTGNTIAILKDEFDVRSDGCDCGEQPLSTPPAITNNLFLVDTNGVIHNQLTDDVLNIAMYEWSPSGKMIAFTSYGRGVGIIDTNFQVKLLGSSGITVHWSADGSEILFTNVSGNNAQLVARKISDGTRRILFEDSATMITSHSWSKGNRIAVAYSRSSYNYLAMMNHNGTDFRILDSNAVSGIASLTWSPDDSLIAYTYDVSSYASQQVFYFNIYTNEKIQRTNFPAGKSSISGLRFSPDGKYISVVSSLGLYIIERMGPSAQQIITGFSDCSWSQDSRRIVYVENNSIKIATIQ; from the coding sequence ATGAAATATTTTCTCTATCTGTTGTTGACTGTGATTGCTTTTTGGTGTTGCGAAGAAAGTACCGTTAAGCACGTTGTCATTATTGGACGTCCCGAATGGTCGCCGACAGGAAACACAATCGCAATTTTAAAAGATGAATTTGATGTTCGTTCTGACGGATGTGATTGTGGTGAGCAACCATTATCAACTCCACCGGCGATTACGAATAATTTATTTCTTGTTGACACGAATGGTGTGATACATAACCAACTTACAGATGATGTATTGAATATAGCGATGTATGAATGGTCACCATCAGGGAAAATGATAGCATTTACATCGTACGGGCGTGGTGTAGGAATCATTGACACAAATTTTCAGGTTAAATTATTAGGAAGTAGTGGCATAACTGTACATTGGTCTGCGGATGGGAGTGAGATACTTTTCACAAATGTTTCAGGAAATAATGCTCAATTGGTTGCAAGAAAAATTTCAGACGGCACACGAAGAATCCTCTTTGAAGATTCAGCGACAATGATAACATCACACAGTTGGTCGAAAGGGAATCGGATTGCAGTGGCATATTCCAGGTCTTCATACAATTATCTTGCAATGATGAACCATAACGGAACTGATTTCAGGATTCTCGATTCCAATGCTGTTAGCGGCATTGCTTCGCTCACTTGGTCGCCTGATGATTCACTGATTGCTTATACGTACGATGTCTCGTCGTATGCAAGTCAGCAGGTGTTTTATTTCAATATCTACACGAACGAAAAGATTCAGAGGACAAACTTTCCTGCCGGCAAAAGCTCCATTTCTGGATTGCGTTTTTCTCCCGATGGTAAGTATATTAGTGTTGTGAGCAGTCTCGGATTATACATTATTGAGAGAATGGGTCCATCAGCACAGCAAATTATAACAGGATTTTCAGATTGCAGTTGGTCGCAGGATTCAAGAAGAATAGTATATGTTGAAAATAATTCCATCAAGATAGCAACCATACAATAA
- a CDS encoding NYN domain-containing protein, with protein MSLQQKKVIVYIDGFNLYFGLLQKGWKKYLWLDLQKLAVSLLKQGETLVHTKYFTSRISKPLSKQRRQSLFLDALNTLSELSIFYGRYQAELRTCENCGFTSFISNEKKTDVNIATELLVDAFQNSFDVAILITADADLTAPIVAIRKLFPTKSVLVAFPPERHSYELKQNASGVYHIGEEKLSNNLLPEKIITKSGFVIQRPDKWK; from the coding sequence ATGTCTTTACAACAAAAAAAAGTTATTGTTTACATAGATGGTTTCAATCTCTATTTTGGGTTACTACAAAAGGGTTGGAAAAAGTATTTATGGCTTGATTTACAAAAATTAGCAGTTTCATTGCTAAAACAAGGTGAGACTTTGGTCCACACAAAATATTTCACATCAAGAATTTCAAAACCGCTTTCTAAACAACGACGGCAAAGTTTATTTTTAGATGCGCTGAATACACTATCGGAACTTTCAATATTTTATGGTCGCTATCAGGCAGAGCTTCGAACTTGTGAAAATTGTGGATTTACTTCCTTTATTTCGAACGAAAAGAAAACCGATGTTAACATAGCTACAGAACTATTGGTAGATGCGTTTCAAAATAGTTTTGACGTTGCAATCCTTATTACTGCAGACGCAGACTTAACTGCCCCTATAGTTGCAATTCGTAAGTTATTCCCTACAAAGTCTGTATTAGTCGCTTTTCCTCCGGAACGACATTCTTACGAACTAAAACAGAATGCCTCTGGTGTTTATCACATCGGGGAGGAAAAGTTATCTAATAATCTTCTACCGGAAAAAATAATTACAAAATCAGGTTTTGTAATCCAACGTCCTGACAAATGGAAATAA
- the mqnE gene encoding aminofutalosine synthase MqnE, protein MTLNFREKSLIPIFQKIQSGERLSLEDGLTLYNTNDIISLGKMANYAQQRKSGDAVYFVLNQKIEHTNICVLSCKFCDFAVKKGDADAYEMTTEEILSKITPEITEVHITGGMPADWKWERYLDIVRSIHEKFPNADAKAYTAVEIDFFHKKFKLPIEEVLRQLKEAGLRTMPGGGAEIFSERVRRLLFNQKIGGHVWLNIHKTAHKMGIPTNATMLYGHIETIEERLIHMLKLREAQDETGGFLTFIPLAFQPGDTGIKPTNQFTSAIDDLKTIAISRLMLDNFPHIKAYWVMLTEEVASVALNFGADDMDGTVGHERIAHDAGAISPMQLTKEHIIKIIKDAGKIPVERDVYYNPLNVYADHVVGKIPYLNSIPFYAHFEKRQFRILPVAPRRMGVLSEKRQIDAGLFSLMDYFKQEQDMELMGWCLASRDQVKSVMLFSKEGWGDLNGKKIGITDDTATSVHLLRVLLEKKYNVRAKFERLHAGVNDVSAYDAVLLIGDEAMKRNKSGLHGFELVYDLAKEWYDWKKMPFVFAVWAMKKSLDESVKNELKEIITQSLEKSEIDFVADARLHGKEIGWSEQETREYLEGFNFHLGEREMEAMMEFRSLVGEVQFEKVK, encoded by the coding sequence ATGACTCTCAACTTCCGCGAAAAATCCTTAATCCCCATCTTCCAAAAAATCCAATCCGGAGAACGTCTCTCCCTCGAAGATGGACTGACACTCTACAACACCAACGACATCATTTCGCTTGGGAAGATGGCGAACTATGCTCAGCAACGAAAGAGCGGCGATGCTGTCTATTTCGTGCTGAATCAGAAAATCGAACATACAAATATTTGTGTTCTCTCGTGCAAGTTCTGTGACTTCGCCGTGAAGAAGGGAGATGCCGACGCGTACGAGATGACGACGGAAGAAATTCTCTCCAAGATTACTCCCGAAATTACGGAAGTCCACATCACCGGCGGAATGCCTGCTGACTGGAAGTGGGAACGTTACCTTGATATCGTCCGCTCAATTCACGAGAAGTTTCCGAATGCAGATGCGAAAGCGTACACCGCAGTCGAGATAGATTTCTTTCACAAGAAATTCAAATTACCGATTGAGGAAGTGTTGCGTCAACTGAAAGAAGCAGGTTTGCGGACAATGCCCGGCGGCGGAGCGGAGATTTTCTCCGAGCGTGTGCGGCGGTTGTTGTTCAATCAAAAGATTGGTGGTCATGTTTGGCTCAACATTCACAAGACAGCGCACAAAATGGGAATTCCCACCAACGCAACGATGCTCTACGGTCATATCGAGACGATTGAAGAGCGGCTCATTCACATGCTCAAACTTCGCGAAGCGCAGGATGAGACAGGTGGATTCCTTACGTTCATTCCGCTTGCGTTTCAGCCCGGCGACACAGGCATCAAACCCACCAATCAATTCACTTCCGCAATTGACGATTTGAAAACGATTGCCATCTCGCGGCTCATGCTCGATAACTTCCCGCACATCAAAGCATACTGGGTGATGCTCACGGAAGAAGTCGCATCGGTTGCGCTCAACTTCGGAGCGGATGATATGGACGGAACAGTCGGACATGAACGTATTGCTCACGATGCCGGCGCAATTTCTCCGATGCAACTGACGAAAGAACACATCATCAAAATTATCAAAGATGCCGGAAAGATTCCGGTGGAGCGGGACGTATATTACAATCCGCTCAATGTTTATGCCGACCATGTCGTCGGAAAGATTCCGTACCTGAATTCAATTCCGTTCTACGCGCATTTCGAGAAGCGGCAGTTCAGAATTCTTCCTGTTGCGCCGCGCCGCATGGGAGTTCTCAGCGAGAAACGACAAATTGACGCCGGACTTTTTTCTCTGATGGATTATTTCAAGCAAGAGCAAGACATGGAGTTGATGGGTTGGTGCCTTGCTTCGCGTGATCAGGTGAAAAGCGTTATGTTGTTTTCCAAAGAAGGGTGGGGAGATTTGAACGGAAAGAAAATCGGTATCACCGATGACACGGCAACGTCTGTGCATCTGCTCCGTGTGTTGCTGGAAAAGAAATACAACGTGCGTGCAAAGTTCGAGCGGCTTCACGCCGGAGTGAACGACGTCTCAGCGTATGATGCAGTTCTTCTTATCGGCGATGAAGCAATGAAGCGGAACAAATCCGGTTTGCACGGCTTCGAACTTGTATATGATTTGGCAAAAGAATGGTACGACTGGAAAAAGATGCCGTTCGTGTTTGCAGTCTGGGCGATGAAGAAATCACTTGATGAATCAGTGAAGAACGAACTGAAAGAAATTATCACCCAGTCACTTGAGAAATCTGAAATTGATTTCGTTGCGGACGCGAGATTGCATGGAAAAGAAATCGGCTGGAGCGAGCAGGAAACACGCGAATATCTCGAAGGATTCAACTTCCATCTCGGCGAGCGGGAGATGGAAGCGATGATGGAGTTCCGGAGTTTGGTGGGAGAAGTACAATTCGAGAAAGTGAAATAA
- the mqnC gene encoding dehypoxanthine futalosine cyclase encodes MTLSSIYQKTQIQQRLTSEEGLFLLKNAELLDLGGLANEIRFRKNPKPQVTFVIDTNPNYTNICNIDCIFCAFYRHAGEKGEYTYSVDQMIENFKRAAAQGVTTILLQGGVNPALPFEYYIKMVERTVKEVPEVTPHFYSTSEILGMSEVSGLTVQEVLQKLWDAGQRTIPGGGAEILSDRVKKKISHLKGTSSDWLNVMREAHKVGFKSTATMMYGHLENDDDIITHLESIRQLQDEYHGFTAFVPWSFKPGNTPLEKIIPHYATPTRYLQMLAFSRIYLDNFAHIQASWFSEGKKTGQIALHFGADDFGGTLFEENVHAEANFINKTNVDEVIQMIRDAGFTPVQRTTLYETLKVYEKKEAA; translated from the coding sequence ATGACATTATCATCTATCTATCAAAAAACACAAATCCAACAACGTCTCACCTCCGAAGAAGGACTCTTCCTTCTGAAGAATGCCGAACTGCTTGACCTCGGCGGGCTTGCGAACGAAATTCGTTTCAGGAAAAATCCAAAGCCGCAGGTTACATTCGTGATTGATACGAACCCGAACTACACGAACATCTGCAACATTGATTGCATCTTTTGCGCGTTCTATCGTCATGCCGGAGAGAAGGGAGAGTACACTTACTCCGTTGACCAAATGATTGAGAATTTCAAGCGAGCGGCGGCACAAGGCGTAACAACAATTTTGCTGCAAGGCGGAGTCAATCCGGCGCTTCCGTTTGAATATTACATCAAGATGGTGGAACGAACGGTGAAGGAGGTACCTGAAGTTACTCCGCATTTTTATTCGACGTCAGAAATACTTGGGATGTCTGAAGTTTCAGGCCTCACGGTTCAGGAGGTGTTACAAAAACTTTGGGATGCAGGACAGCGAACGATTCCCGGCGGCGGTGCGGAGATTCTTTCCGACAGAGTGAAGAAGAAAATTTCTCATCTGAAAGGAACGAGCTCAGATTGGTTGAACGTGATGCGTGAAGCGCACAAAGTCGGGTTCAAATCAACGGCGACGATGATGTACGGACATTTGGAAAACGATGATGACATCATCACGCATCTAGAAAGCATCAGGCAATTGCAGGATGAGTATCATGGGTTCACGGCGTTTGTCCCGTGGAGTTTCAAGCCGGGAAATACGCCGCTGGAAAAAATCATTCCGCACTACGCAACACCGACTCGTTATTTGCAGATGCTCGCCTTCTCCCGGATTTATCTCGATAACTTCGCTCACATTCAGGCGTCGTGGTTTTCGGAAGGAAAGAAGACGGGACAAATCGCTCTCCACTTCGGCGCAGATGATTTTGGTGGAACGCTGTTCGAGGAGAATGTTCACGCCGAAGCGAACTTCATCAACAAAACAAATGTGGACGAAGTGATACAAATGATCCGTGATGCAGGATTCACGCCGGTGCAGAGAACGACATTGTATGAGACGTTGAAGGTGTATGAGAAGAAGGAAGCGGCGTGA